DNA sequence from the Halobacterium sp. DL1 genome:
CGTGGGTGGCAGCCGTTCTCTCTCGCTTGCCGACCTACCGCACTTCGACCAGTCCGCGGGCGTCTACGACCTCGCGATGCTGGCTGCTCACAGGGAGTACCTGGAGGGAGGGGCGCAGGGACGGGACCCGCTGAGTCCGCTCTCGACGGCGGGTTCAGGGCGACGACCGTCGGCGCGAAATCGGGAGACGGATAATCCCCCGCCGAGAAGCGCGCTCCATGAATCTCGTCGACGTCGACGCGCGGGCGTTCGTGCGGTTCCTCCCAGGGGACCTGCTGGCAGTCCTCACGATGGTGTTGCTCGGCACGATGCGTCACGGCTCGCTGACAGCCGAGCGGTACGCCGGCGTCCTCGTTCCGTTCCTCGTGGGCTGGCTCCTCGTCGCGCCGCTGGCCGGCGGCTACGACTCGCAGGTTCTTTCGTCCACCCGCAGCGCGCTCGTGCTCGGTGTCGCGTCGTGGCTGGGCGCCGACTTCGTCGGCCAGGTGCTTCGTGGCACCGACTACTTCCCGGGGGAGGCCGACCCCGTGTTCTTCCTCGTCGCGCTGCTGTTCGGCGGCCTGCTGATCGCGGTCATGCGGTTCGCGACGCTCGTCGTCGTGGACCTCACCGGAAACTGAGCCAGACGGCGACCCCCGAGGCGAGCGCGGCGAACACCGCGAGCACCGCGAACAGCGTTGGCGGGCCGGCGTACTGGAGGACGCCCCCGGCGATAGCCGCGCCGAGCGCGCCGACGCCGAACACGCCGAGGTAGGTGTAGCCGTAGGAGAGCCCCCGGGTGCCGGCGGGCGTGTAGAGGGCGACCGTCGCCTGGTAGAGCGGTTGGATGACGAACAGCGTGAACCCGAGGAGCGCGCCGACCACGAGCAGCGGGACGAGACCCGCCTCCGCCGCTGGCAGGAACGCGAGTGCGAGGACGACGAGCGCGCCGAACCCGACCGCGATGGCGCGCTCCGTCGACACGCGGTCCGTGAGTTTCCCGCCGACGTACTGCCCGAGGACCCCCACCATCAGCAGTCCCGCGTAGGCGTACCGGTAGGGCTCTATCTCGCGGCCGGCAAACTCGACGGGCGCGAACGCGGGGAACTCCGAGAGCACGTTCGGCAGGAAGGTCAGCACGCCGCGGTAGTAGAGACCGTCGAGCATCACGACCAGCAGGATGGCGGCGAAGGGACCGACGAGCAACAGTTTCGACTCGGCGAGGAACTCCGAGAGGGAGCCGACGCCCACGCTCGCCTTCGAGTCGCCGCCGTCGGCTTCCGCCCCGGCGACTGCCGCGCGCTCGTCGAAACGCACGCGGAGTGCGACGAGCCCGGCGACCACGGCGGGGGCGGCGAGTACGATGGCGACCGTCCGCCAGTCGGCGACGAGCAACAGCAGCGTGACCGCCAGGGGGCCGAGGGCGATGCCGACGTTGCCCGCGATGCCGTGGTAGGCGAAGGCGTTCCCGCGGGCCTCGACGCCAGTGCTGATGAGCGAGAGGCCGGAGGGGTGGTAGACGCTCGCGGCGACCCCCCAGCAGACGAGCGCGAATCCGACGGCGAGAATCGAGGGCGCCAGCGAGAGCACGACGAACGAGGCGGCCATCCCGAACAGACAGCCAGCGATGAGTCGCCGGGAACCGAACCGGTCCGAGAGCACGCCACCCGGGAGTGCGCCGAGGCCGAACAGCCCGTAGCCGATGGCGACGACGACGCCGATGGTCGCCCGGTCGACCTGGAACGCCTCCAGCCACAGCGGGATGAGGATGGGGATGGAGAGTTCGTAGGTGTGGACCATCGCGTGCGCGAGGGAGACGAGGCCGACGATGGCGCGGTCGTTCCGGTTCACTGCAATCGTCCCTACCATCCACGCGGGGCGTTATAGACGTGTCCACATCGGAAACAGTCCCTCGTTACACACCGCGAAAGAAGCCGCACTCTCTGCACCATCCGCCTGTTAGCTACTGTCAACCCGGCTCAACGCCGCGTTGTCCCCCGGGTACCGCCCGCCACTGCATAACTTACGCAGCACATTTGCCAATAGTCCAAGAACCCTTTTATTGTGGTTCGGTCACAGCGAAAAGACAACCATGACCGGCTACTACGACGCACTCCTCGTTCTCATTCCGGTCGCGCTCGTCGGCGTCAGCGCCGTCCTCGCGGCCATCGGCGCGGCGAACACGACGGCCGTCACCCTCGGCGGCGTCGTCGCGGCAGGACTGGTTGCACACGGCCTCTTCGTCAACGAACCCAGCGACACCGGGACTCACTCGTCGTCATCGTCCTACGAACCCGCTGACTGAAACGACCGCGGTAGCACCGACTCGGCGAGCGGCCTCAATTCTTAACCCGTTGACGCGCGAATCGGCGCATATGACCGAGACGCTGTTCCTCGCCGACGAGGACGTCGCCGACCTCGCCGACCCCGCCGACTACGTCGACGCCGTCAGAGATGGGTACCGGCAGCGCGGCGAGGGCGCGCCGGCGAAACCCCGGACGAAGCTCCTCAACGAGTCTCCACCGGGCATGTTCACGGCGTACGCCGCAATCCTCCCGGAGACCGGCGCGATGGGGGGCTACATGTACAGCGCCGGCTTCGGGGAGCGGGACGCGTGGTTCGTCACGCCGCTGTTCGACGCCGAGTCGGGCGAACCGCGCGCGATAGTCGACGGGGCGCGGATGAACCCGTTCAAGACTGGTGCCGCGGGCGCCGTCGGTGTGGACGCGCTCGCCCGGGAGGACGCCAGCACGCTCGCCGTCATCGGGAGCGGCGCACAGGCGCGCGGACAGGTCCGGGCGACCGCTACCGTCCGCGACCTCGACACCGTCTGGGTGTACTCCCCGACGAAGGAGCACCGCGAGTCGTTCGCCGCGGAGATGAACGAGCGACTGGACGCGTCGGTCGCTGCCGTCGCGTCCAGCGCCGCGGCGGTCGAGGAGGCCGACGTCGTCGTCACCGCGACAAACGCGAGCGAACCCGTCTTCGACGGCGCGAACCTGGCGGACGGCACCCACGTCACCGCGATGGGGCAGTACGACCCGGAGAAGCGGGAACTCGACGCGACCACCATCGAGCGCGCAGTCTACGTGCCTGACCTCCGGGAACGCGCGACGCAGGACGCCGGCTCGTTCATCCAGGCTGTCGAGGAGGGCGTCGTCACGGCGGACCACGTCCACGCGGAACTCGGGGAGGTCGTGGCCGGAAGCGCGCCCGGCCGGGAGTCCCCCGAGGACGTCACGGTCTTCGACAGCGGCGGGACGGGCATCGAGACGGCGGCCGCCGCTCACATGCTGTACGAGCGCGCGGTCGAGCGGAATCGCGGGAAAGAGATCGAGTTCGCGCCCGCGAGCGAGGCGCTCACCGGCGAGTAGTCCGAGGGTTTACGTACCAGAGCGGGGCCATCCCCGGCCGTGACCTGAAAGCCAGCGTGGAGCGACGAGTGGGATCGCGGCGGCCCCCTCCACGATACCCGAACGTGAGCCTCCGGTGGAAGCTTCCCGGAGCGCTCACCTGCCGCCGCCTGTTCGCCCTACACCCACTGCGTCAGGCCCAGCGCCTCCACGAGCGGGATTCCCGCCGCGAGCGCGCCGACCAGATAACCGAGGATGGCGCCCCCGTTCAGCAGCGGTAGCCCCGCGTGCGCCCGTCCCTTGAACACCATTCGCATCAGGACGAGGAGGCCCACTATCGTCCCGACGATGGCCGTCAGCGCGGCGAGTTCGACGCCGAACACCCTCGGCGTGTCGAGAAAGAACGCCGCGCTCGCCACGAGTATCGTCGGCATCACGGCGTCCCCGAGTCCGATGAAGTACGCGCTACGGTCCGCCCCCGACTCGTCGCGTTCACTCTCCTCGGCACTCTCTGCCACCTCCTCGGCGTCCTCGCGGAAAGAGTACGCCAGCGTCGTCGGCACGACCAGCACCACGGGGAGCCGTAGCTCCATGACGCCCGAGGCGAGCGTCAGCATGTGTTCGGTGCCGTAGACGCTGATGGCGTCGTAGACGGCCAGCGCCGTCAGCAGCACGATAGCGGGGAGGATGCCGAAGCTGATGCCGAACAGCGCCGCGGCCCCCATCCCCATGATTGCGCCGGCGCTGTCGATGACCCACCACTCGGGGTAAGCGTACAGCGCGACCACCAGAACGGCCGCGGGGAGGTACGCCGCGAGGTTCACGCCCTCGACGATGACGGCCGGGAACGCCACGCCGAAGACGTAGGAGGCGATGAAGCCGCTCGTCAGCAGGACGAATCCGCGGAGAATCCACTGCACGTCGTACTTGATGACGAGCAGGATGGCGCCCGTGACGACCAGCAAGAAGCCGACGTAGAAGACGCTGTTGAGCGGGTTCTGGGGGTCCTCCGTCGACTGCAGGCCAGCTGACTCGAACGGTTCGAGGAGTGCGAGCGCGCCGAACTGGACGACGAGAAAGAGCGCGACGACGGCGCCGAGCACGGTGGCGACGCGGGTCGAGTCGTTCATACCCAGGTTCTCTCACCCGCCCCGCTTTGGTGTTGCGACTCGACTGAGTCGGTCACCGGACGTAGAGGGTCTGTCCGACGAGCGCCGGCAGGTGGACGCCGCGGTCGGGCGTGACCGAGAGGTACGGCCGTTCGACCGGGCCGAACACGTCCACGACGCGCCCGACAGAGTCCAGGTTCTGGTCGACGACGCTGTCCCCGATGTCGGGGTGGTCCTCGCCGTCGCAGCGCACCACCGCGACGTTCTGTGCGGTCCGCACCACGTCGCCGGCGCGCCGCATCAGTCACGGAGCGCCGTCACGTACGCGGCGACGGCCTGCAGGAGGTCAGACTTCCCGGCGTCGTCGGCGTCCTTCACGAGGACGCGACCCGACTGCTCCCAGTGTCGCCGGGGGTAGGATACGTCACGCTCGACGACGGCGTCGTAGCCGACCTGCTGGACGGCGGTCGCGATCTCGTCGACGGTCGGCTCCTCGACCGCGAGTGATCGAGGGATGCGACGTCCATCGCGGCGGGAGAGCGTCGCGTCGAAGTAGGCTGGCCAGATGACGTTCTCGACCATGGCGGAGCGTACCGGTTCACGCGGTTAAATGGTATCGGAGCGGACCGAGAGAATGGGCTGCGTTATCGGCGTGCGAGCAGCGCGGCGCCGAGCACGGCGACGATTGCAGCGGGAACACCGAACCCGGGGACACCGCCGCCGGACTCGCCGTCAGTGGTGGTTGTCGTGGCCGGCGCGTCGGCCGTCGTGGTCGTCGGCGCTGCCGTGGTGGTCGTCGTGGTCGTGGTGTTGGCGTCGGCGTACGCCTCGGGGTGGAACGCCTGGGCCATCTGCGTCATCGGTTCGACGATGCGCGGCGCGGGCTGACTCAGGTGGTTGGTGTCCACGACGACGATGTTGCCTTCCTCCCAGGCGGTCGTGTTCCGGATGACCGAGTCCTGGGGGATGTACGAGCGGGACTCGTTG
Encoded proteins:
- a CDS encoding sugar transporter is translated as MNRNDRAIVGLVSLAHAMVHTYELSIPILIPLWLEAFQVDRATIGVVVAIGYGLFGLGALPGGVLSDRFGSRRLIAGCLFGMAASFVVLSLAPSILAVGFALVCWGVAASVYHPSGLSLISTGVEARGNAFAYHGIAGNVGIALGPLAVTLLLLVADWRTVAIVLAAPAVVAGLVALRVRFDERAAVAGAEADGGDSKASVGVGSLSEFLAESKLLLVGPFAAILLVVMLDGLYYRGVLTFLPNVLSEFPAFAPVEFAGREIEPYRYAYAGLLMVGVLGQYVGGKLTDRVSTERAIAVGFGALVVLALAFLPAAEAGLVPLLVVGALLGFTLFVIQPLYQATVALYTPAGTRGLSYGYTYLGVFGVGALGAAIAGGVLQYAGPPTLFAVLAVFAALASGVAVWLSFR
- a CDS encoding ornithine cyclodeaminase, translating into MTETLFLADEDVADLADPADYVDAVRDGYRQRGEGAPAKPRTKLLNESPPGMFTAYAAILPETGAMGGYMYSAGFGERDAWFVTPLFDAESGEPRAIVDGARMNPFKTGAAGAVGVDALAREDASTLAVIGSGAQARGQVRATATVRDLDTVWVYSPTKEHRESFAAEMNERLDASVAAVASSAAAVEEADVVVTATNASEPVFDGANLADGTHVTAMGQYDPEKRELDATTIERAVYVPDLRERATQDAGSFIQAVEEGVVTADHVHAELGEVVAGSAPGRESPEDVTVFDSGGTGIETAAAAHMLYERAVERNRGKEIEFAPASEALTGE
- a CDS encoding H/ACA RNA-protein complex protein Gar1 (functions in a trimeric complex to guide RNA-target RNA complexes for the purposes of pseudouridylation; box H/ACA RNA-protein particle consists of Cbf5p, Nop10p and Gar1 along with the guide RNA and ribosomal protein L7Ae), with the translated sequence MRRAGDVVRTAQNVAVVRCDGEDHPDIGDSVVDQNLDSVGRVVDVFGPVERPYLSVTPDRGVHLPALVGQTLYVR
- a CDS encoding signal recognition particle, which produces MVENVIWPAYFDATLSRRDGRRIPRSLAVEEPTVDEIATAVQQVGYDAVVERDVSYPRRHWEQSGRVLVKDADDAGKSDLLQAVAAYVTALRD